In Harpia harpyja isolate bHarHar1 chromosome 18, bHarHar1 primary haplotype, whole genome shotgun sequence, a single genomic region encodes these proteins:
- the AMER1 gene encoding APC membrane recruitment protein 1 produces the protein MHPNRPAAMETGCTEEPARTRSPSVICGQQEGSDQQREENGDRLPERGNASVAAAEPQQPQPPPGKLKKTAFKLFGGKRSICTLPSFFGGRSKGQGKVASKKGLSKCKTHDGLSGAAYDKGDGVQLESPSEGSRDSHPCPLPSSQSAHLAIDASAKFDFGQQDNSPPGSIEGCEKKPNGEKSSFPRPKKGLKGFFNSIRRHRKSKVAECEKAELPEWTGDSEEASKTPGVAAESRGAAEGRGLGPVPLAAACPGSSEDDHSVGTAANCGEAAEPGCLVADEGNSEGDAVAMPGKRDVLDTKSEADAVVCTEFDHGNLLLAFHPDFMDNDPPCLHSGDLLSLILGDVTSLKSFDSLTGCGDDIAEPDIAESTISVERSRDAAKRSSCLVTYQGGGEEMAIPEEAEEYLHQIWNGNTAGDRSYGAQVSSSSLETHASHEVEAHPYMGDAMDGVDLLTPQSDQQESAPNSDEGYYDSTTPGPEDEAGDGLSEIKKDRLPRDSYSGDALYEFDALMSPSHGEESLFESKVSRPGIFSYFLDFCLPAEKSLIQMMDQKRGLMETEEERLAAIQKELLYWELQREPVLKRLDVPSKEKCPREKQCVECKTRAANSVGKNPSGLGSEQVASHAPNRGVNSGVSVARAENPEWKDFPGTLCPENCYNSQKAQGSCLIQLTKNNPGFDSDPDRGLFGGSIHGGVAPAKAGMFPGYRLPEHERSGGAETTTGKAQVGSEREPEHAVSFSQALVEFASSGTLFSSLSESLGSSASGSSFTQNLPALPTMVTFDVVDVEQEGEGECERHPEMNAGEDIAEAFDDGYGRKESLAECDERMSPGYPPGSFQSCNWGVASLPRHLRLHGLSPSMPAPLSVDRRSRSLDTESLEFELADSQVAKSGPQPCRLWSKREGGKKDSGGARRSRSKEEGELSAPDGGLSWPGLQHLQHDTDTAAGGMKHWGFAPATATESAWEPSEQPGTVSPFLSLSRSVAGEAPDRRPQEPELNRHPLRPSNLPLQTDARRSREAAGSYRSHGEATAKKLARLLPLGETEPELPLSSFSFACSPEKRAKCKPVGIAQGMPQHPDGSTDTVKSPEHCGEPLKGRATPGHALPAGCRSAAVNVTEAE, from the coding sequence GGCTGCCCGAGCGGGGCAATGCCTCCGTCGCGGCTGCGGAGCCGCAGCAGCCTCAGCCGCCCCCCGGCAAGCTGAAGAAAACGGCTTTCAAACTGTTCGGAGGGAAGAGGAGCATCTGTACGCTGCCCAGTTTCTTCGGGGGCAGAAGCAAAGGCCAGGGGAAAGTAGCCTCTAAAAAGGGCCTCAGTAAATGTAAGACCCACGACGGGCTCAGCGGTGCTGCATACGACAAGGGCGACGGGGTGCAGCTGGAAAGCCCTTCAGAGGGGAGCAGGGACTCGCATCCTTGCCCTTTGCCGAGCTCCCAAAGCGCTCACTTGGCCATAGACGCCAGCGCCAAGTTTGATTTCGGCCAGCAGGACAACTCTCCACCCGGGAGCATTGAGGGCTGTGAGAAAAAGCCCAACGGAGAGAAGTCCTCCTTTCCCAGACCCAAAAAAGGCCTGAAAGGGTTTTTTAACAGCATCCGGCGTCACCGCAAGAGCAAGGTTGCTGAGTGTGAGAAAGCAGAGCTCCCCGAGTGGACCGGGGATTCGGAGGAGGCCAGCAAAACTCCTGGTGTGGCAGCGGAGAGCCGAGGGGCCGCGGAGGGAAGGGGACTGGGACCTGTCCCTCTTGCCGCAGCCTGCCCGGGGAGCTCGGAGGATGACCACTCGGTAGGCACAGCTGCCAACTGTGGTGAGGCTGCCGAGCCCGGCTGTCTCGTGGCTGATGAAGGCAACTCTGAGGGTGACGCAGTGGCGATGCCAGGGAAGAGGGACGTTCTGGATACGAAATCAGAGGCTGACGCTGTTGTCTGCACGGAGTTCGACCATGGCAATCTGCTGCTGGCCTTTCATCCGGACTTCATGGACAACGACCCTCCCTGCCTACACTCTGGGGACCTGTTAAGCCTCATCTTAGGAGACGTCACCTCCCTGAAGAGCTTCGATTCCTTGACGGGGTGCGGCGATGACATTGCTGAGCCCGACATCGCTGAGAGCACTATCTCTGTGGAGCGCAGCAGAGATGCTGCTAAGCGGAGCTCCTGCCTGGTCACCTACCAGGGCGGTGGGGAGGAGATGGCCATACCCGAGGAGGCAGAGGAGTACCTCCACCAGATTTGGAATGGCAACACGGCAGGGGACAGGAGCTATGGAGCCCAGGTGTCGAGCAGCAGTTTAGAGACACATGCCTCGCACGAGGTGGAAGCCCACCCCTACATGGGGGACGCGATGGACGGCGTTGACCTCCTGACGCCGCAGAGTGACCAGCAAGAGTCCGCCCCTAATAGCGACGAGGGTTATTATGACTCCACCACGCCGGGGCCAGAGGACGAAGCCGGAGATGGGCTCAGTGAGATCAAGAAGGACCGGCTTCCCAGAGACAGTTACAGCGGTGATGCACTTTATGAGTTTGACGCGCTGATGAGTCCCTCTCACGGGGAGGAATCCCTGTTTGAGAGCAAAGTCTCACGCCCGGGGATCTTCAGCTACTTTTTGGACTTCTGCCTCCCTGCTGAGAAGAGCCTGATCCAGATGATGGATCAGAAAAGAGGGCTGATGGAAACGGAGGAAGAGCGGCTAGCAGCCATTCAGAAAGAGCTGCTGTACTGGGAGCTGCAGAGGGAACCGGTCTTGAAACGACTTGATGTTCCCAGCAAGGAGAAGTGTCCCCGGGAAAAGCAGTGTGTTGAATGTAAAACCAGAGCAGCCAACTCAGTCGGCAAGAATCCGAGTGGCCTTGGTAGTGAGCAGGTGGCCTCGCACGCCCCGAACAGGGGTGTGAATAGTGGGGTTTCAGTGGCTAGAGCTGAAAATCCAGAGTGGAAAGATTTTCCAGGAACTCTGTGTCCAGAAAACTGTTACAACAGCCAAAAAGCCCAAGGAAGTTGCCTTATTCAGCTCACGAAGAACAACCCGGGGTTCGATTCAGACCCGGATCGTGGGTTGTTTGGGGGCTCTATCCACGGCGGCGTAGCCCCAGCCAAAGCAGGGATGTTCCCCGGCTACAGACTCCCAGAGCACGAGCGTAGCGGCGGAGCGGAGACCACCACCGGCAAGGCTCAGGTGGGCAGCGAACGCGAGCCCGAGCATGCCGTGAGCTTCTCGCAAGCGCTGGTGGAGTTCGCCAGCAGCGGGACcctcttctccagcctctccGAAAGTCTGGGGAGCTCTGCCTCCGGCTCTTCCTTCACCCAGaacctccctgccctccccaccatGGTCACCTTCGACGTCGTCGACGTggagcaggaaggagaaggggagtgCGAGCGGCATCCCGAGATGAACGCCGGCGAGGACATTGCCGAGGCCTTTGACGACGGCTACGGACGGAAAGAGTCATTGGCAGAATGTGACGAGAGAATGTCCCCGGGGTACCCCCCGGGCTCCTTCCAGAGCTGCAACTGGGGTGTTGCCAGCCTGCCCCGCCACCTGCGCCTCCACGGGCTGAGcccctccatgccggcgccgctCTCCGTCGACCGGAGGAGCCGGTCGCTTGACACGGAGAGCCTGGAGTTTGAGCTTGCCGACTCGCAGGTTGCCAAGAGTGGCCCTCAGCCCTGCCGGCTCTGGTCGAAGCGGGAGGGTGGCAAAAAGGACTCGGGCGGAgcgaggaggagcaggagcaaggaGGAGGGCGAGCTGTCGGCTCCTGACGGCGGGTTGAGCTGGCCGGGCTTGCAGCACCTCCAGCACGACACCGACACGGCTGCCGGGGGGATGAAGCACTGGGGTTTCGCTCCGGCCACCGCAACGGAGAGTGCCTGGGAGCCGTCGGAGCAGCCGGGCACCGTGTCCCCTTTCCTGTCTCTTTCCCGGAGCGTCGCTGGAGAGGCTCCGGACAGGCGGCCCCAAGAGCCGGAGCTGAACAGGCACCCGCTCAGGCCCTCCAATTTACCTCTGCAGACCGACGCGAGGCGGTCCCGGGAGGCGGCCGGTTCCTACAGGTCCCACGGAGAAGCCACCGCCAAAAAGCTGGCCCGGTTGTTGCCCTTGGGAGAAACCGAGCCCGAGCTGCCCCTGAGCAGCTTTAGTTTCGCTTGCTCCCCGGAGAAACGTGCCAAGTGCAAACCCGTCGGCATCGCCCAGGGCATGCCTCAGCATCCCGACGGCAGCACCGACACCGTAAAAAGCCCGGAGCACTGCGGAGAGCCCCTGAAAGGCAGAGCCACCCCCGGCCACGCGCTGCCTGCCGGCTGCCGGAGCGCTGCGGTGAACGTCACCGAAGCCGAATAG